The genomic region AGTTCAATTGCAAGCTGATTGAGACGTCTGTTTAAGTATTCTTTTGGAGTACAATTTATCACTGAAGAAAAGCTTTGTGAAAAAGCATGTGCACTACAGCCATAAATATTGGCCAAGTCAGAGATGCGAAGATCTGCACTCAGGTTTTCCTCGATATACTGGAAGATAGACTCGAACTGACTGTGAGTGGCTAGGTGTTGAGAAATGAGTTCTGATAGAGAAGGTAGCAATTCTGTAAGACAAGCTTCTACTTGAGTTCTCAGGAGCAATAGATTGTTGCTGTTTAATTGGTAATCTGGATTTAGCCACTGCTTTAAATAAGATAAGTCAAAGCTTGTTATTTTCATGGGCCTGCGCTCGGCCCAATCAAGAAGGGGATCCACTCCGGGTAGATATTCACAGCGAAAAGTAAGCCAAAGACTTCGACCTGATTGCAGATGGCGGCGTACCACAGGGGTATTGCCAGGCATGAAGTAAGAGCTTTCCGGTCTTATGTCCAGGGTATTTTTCTGATGGATGACTTGTCTGTGACCTGATATGGGTATTTCTATGTGATGAAGGTAATCACTTTGACTTTTACCATTGGAATCCCACTCAGGGCCTATTTGCGAATGGTAGATATTCGCAAGTTGGACGCGAAAATTATTACTAATAGCCATAATCGTTAGTGATGACTTATTTTCTAAGAGTGATTTGAGTCGGCTGTGTGCCTTGGGGCTGGTGGTGTCTACCTGTTTCATATCGTTACAAATCCTTGATTTAATATAAAAAGTACATGTTTTAATATTTTTTATCTATGACTATCAGCTTGATAGTTGCTGGTTTTTAGATATTTTATATAAAACAACAATAAAAAATACATGTTATTATAATGACCGAAATAAAAAATAATTCAAATCAATGTTCGACTTTCAAGATGTGTGGCTACTCGTTTGGAGAGTGTGCGAACTCATTAGTGATGAACAGCATCAACGGCTTTGCTATGCTGTATTATACTGAGGCACTTGGTCTTAGCCCAAGCTTAGCGGGGATCGCAATGTCTTTGGCTGTATTCTGGGATGCGTTGTCTGATCCTATTATGGGGCATGTCAGCGATAATACCCGTAGTCGTTTTGGTCGTCGTCACCCCTATATGCTGGTGGGTGGCTTGCTGATGGCGCTTTGTTTTTATTTTATTTGGGCGGTTCCCGAGACCATGCGAGGCAGTGAAAATACGATATTTTGGTATCTCGTTACTTTTAACATTTTGCTAAGAACTTCACTTACGGTATTTTTTGTGCCCTATGTCGCCTTAGGTTTTGAGATGTGTACGGATTACGAGGGGCGTTCCAAGCTCCAGGGAATTCGCTGGGGTTTCAATATGGCGGCAAATTTAGCGGGGCCCGCAATGGCGTGGTTTTTCTTCTTTCAAGATAAGGATGGAGTTCGGGCGACCGATGTGCCGCAGAACTTCCTGAATATGGGAGCCGTTTTTGCGGTGGGCACGGCGATTTTCGTGCTTTTGATTCTTTATTTCACGCGTACTTACGCCAAAGAAGTCAATGTGAAAAATGATTTAGAAAAGCCCGCTTTCATGAAAACTTTTTTAAGGATATGAAGGGGGTCATACTGGATGTATATGCTCGTCGTGTGTTTGCTTTTGTGTTCTTGGCTGCGGTCAATATGGTTTTGGTGAGCTCCTTACAGATGTATTTCTATGTTTATTTTATGGATTTTAGTGCAGGGCAGAAGAGCTTTGTGCATGGTGCCACGATGGTGGGCTGTGGTGTGGGCGGTTTACTATCCGCTCGCTTAACGCAACGCTTTGAAAAGAAGGGTGCAGTTGTTCTAGGTGGGGTCATCAGCATTTTAGCAAATGCAGTACTTGCGCTGGTATTTCTGACGGGTCTCATGCCCGTTGATAGCCATCTCTCAGTGGGGGTTTTTGTGATTTTTCATGCCCTTTATTGGTTGGGAAGTGGAGTGATGCTACCAACCGCAACGGCGATGATGGCAGATATCTCTGAACTGAATAAAATTCGCACGGGCGTACTCAAAGATGGGGCCTATTCAGCACTATTTAGTTTCATTCTAAAGGCGGCGATCTCTTTTAGTATGTTGGTTTCGGGTTACATCCTCAGTGGAATTGGCTTTGAATCTGATCGTGCAGGAGAATTGAGTGCCGAAGTTATCTGGCGCCTAGGTGCGGTGATGTTGTTAGTGGGTCCTTTAGTCTGTCTTGCGGCGATTATTGTGATGCGAAAATATCGCGTAAGCCATGCTCTAATTGATGAAATGCGCGACAAATAATTTTTATAAAAACAAAGGAAAAAAAATGATGATAGTTAAAAAAATATTATTAAGTCTATGTTTGGCTGCAGTGCTAAGTTTACCTGCTCAAGCTAATTGGAACGATGCAGAAAGTACTCCCATTTGGCGCTCGCTGAAGTTCGGGATTTATCTGCACAATGCCTGGGGCGGAGAGGCGTATACATTGACGCGCTACCCCGATTTGACGGTGCCGAAATCAATTGACGAAGTGGCCGATGATTTTGATGTTGATCAATTTGTTAAAGACATACAATCTTTTGATCCTGAGTATATCGTTTTTACTGCATGGCATGCATCGATGAACCCAATTTTCCCCAATAAAGCGATGGATAAATGGCGTGGCAAAGGCCATACCGCAAAACGCGATTTAATGGGGGAAGTGATAGCGGCCTTGCGCCCGACGGGGATTAAATTTGTGATGTACTTACACCCCTCAGATGGTCATGATATGAGCAAAGAAGATCAGGCATTACTTGGCTGGAATGAATCATTTGATCAAGGGACAAACTGGAAGCCGGGGAATTATGTAAAGTGGAATAACTTTATGAATGAGGTTTTTGATGAACTCTGTGCGAAGTACGGCCAAGATATAGTCGCTTTTTGGGTGGATGGTGGTTGGCAGCGCGTTGATCGCGAGCGCCTCAAAAAGACGGCGAGAAAATACAACCCCAAAGCTGAGTTTGTATCAGGCTGGGATAATGCGGGTTGGTGCCGTCAGTTTAATCAAATTAGTCCGCCGGACCCCGCAAAAGGTGTTCCTGTCTCTATTCCGCATGATGCCGATACTTGGCCTTCCTTACGTAACAATGCCAATTTGTTACAGGGTGGCTGTTGGTGGACGACGGGGGGGACTGCCAAAGTTTCTCCTGTAGGAATGTTGCGCTATACGGTATTGCAGGTTTCGGGTAATACTGGTGGCGGTGGTATTGGCTGGGCAGCGGGTAACTACACCGACGGGACTTGGGAACCCCAGGTGAAAGAGTATTTAACTATGTTGGGCCAACTGATGAAGCCGATCGAAGAATCGATCAAGAATACAAGGCCGAGTACTTCCTACCTGACTCCACAAGGAACGCGCATTGCGACTCTTGAGCATGGAATTGTGGCAACACGCTCAGCAGATGATGCTTATGAATATATTCATGTCTTGGTGCCGCCTATTGATGCGAATCAGGGTTACCAGCATTTTATTGAACTGCCAGTTCCAGAGGATTATAAAAAATTCACTAAAGCCGTGATGTTGCGTACTGGGCGTGCGGCAAAAGTCACTCAGACAGATAAAGGTCTGCGCATAGATATTCCATGGCTCGATGCTTGGGATCCCATTGATACGGTGATTAAGCTCACTGTGAAACCGGGCTTTGGTCTAGTTTCTAGAGAGAAAGCGATCTCTATGTCGGGAGAGGACGTTCCAGGTTGGCCTCGATCAGGAGCAGTCGATGGCGATCGTGAAACGGGTTGGAGTTCGCAAGTTGCTATGGATACAAAGCCATGGATAACAGTTGACTTAGAGGATCGTGTTAATATGGAAAGAGTTCACCTTTTTTCTCGCGTTTTAAAAGATAAAGTGGGGTATTGTTTTCCCGTAGATTTCACTTTTTCAGTCTCTGATGATGGCAAAAATTTTCGCGATGTTCTGAGTATTAAAGATCATAAAATCGAAGTCAATGATGACACCGCCAAGGATGAAAAATTACTCAATGGAGTGATCAGTAAAACTGGTCGCAAACTCTCCGCAGATTACCCTCAGTATTTTAAGTTACCCAAGGGAAGTGTGGGGCGTTACCTACGCATTACTGGTGATAAGCTTAAAGATGAAAATCGCATGCAATTCACTGAGCTTGAGGTTTTTGGATCAGAGCAGAAATAGGCTAATGGTCTTCATTTATGTCAAATGAATTTACAGGGATCCCAAGCGGATCAGTAAACTTGGACGCTAAGCCTGAGTTTAAGCAGCCTCCCATTGGCTATGGGGAAGTGCCTTTCTGGTGGTGGACGGGAGATGACTTAGATGAAGATCGACTTCTTTGGCAAGTCAATGAACTGCATAAGAAGGGGATCAGTGGGGTCCAAGTCAATTATTCGAGTTTGGATACCCCTGCATGGCCGACTGATATCAGTGAGCCAGCGCTATTTAGTGAAGGCTGGTGGAAGCTCTATTCTCGTATTTCTGAAGAATGTGCTAAGCTGGATATGGGTATAGGTCTTAGCACTTATTGCCTTGATACTCCTCAAGGGGCGAAAAATTTATTCCATGAACTTTTTTATTCTAAAAAAGAATTAAATGCGATAGAATTAATCCTTGGTGAACGAATGCATCTGTGCAAGAATGAAACCAAGAGCATTGACTGTGGTGAAGAAATATTTTTAGCCAGGGCTTATGAGCTTAAAGATGGTGTCCTTGAGCGAGGTGGCATTGATTTAACTCATTTAGTCAAGAGCGGTGAGCTTACTTGGACTGCGCCAGCGGGAGAATGGCAAGTATGGACTTTTGCGACACGAGCTCAGGAACTCAGTTTAAATCCGCTGATGAAAGGTGCGGGGGATTTAGTAATTCGTGATTTCTATCAGAAATTTGAGGATAATAATCCCGGAAAAACATCCAAAGGCCTCAACTACTTTTTCAATGATGAATTACAAATTGGCGTTGGGAAATACAAATTCATCGATGGTGAGCATGTCATTGGCGATGGTAAATTCGCCTGGAGTACAGATTTTGCAGAAGAATTTCTCAAGCGCAAAGGCTACAATCTTTATGAATGTCTACCTGCCATGTGGGAGGAGATGGGGGATGTGACACCCAAACTGCGCATTGATTATGCCGATGTGCGCATGAGCTTGATGGAGGAGTGCTATTTTGAACCGATCTACCATTGGCATGCTTCGCGTGGCCTGATCTTTGGCTGTGATCAAAGTAGTCGGGGAACTCAGCCGAATGAGTTTGGCGATTACTTTCGTGCGACACGTTGGTATTCTGCACCTGGGCACGATACCCCCGGAGGTCAGGCGGACCTCATCAAAGGCAAGATATCATCATCGATTGCTCAACTCTATCAAAGACCAAGGGTGTGGTTAGAGGCCTATCATAGCATTGGCTGGGGAGCCACGCCCGAGCGCATGATGCATGCGACTTGTGAAAATTTTCTCTATGGTTGTACCTTACTCAATCTCCATGGTCTTTATTACACGACCTATGGATCTCATTGGGAATGGGCACCACCGTGCCATCATTTTCGTATGCCTTATTGGGAACACATGGGGACTTTTCTAAAATATTTTGAGCGTCTT from Lentisphaera profundi harbors:
- a CDS encoding helix-turn-helix domain-containing protein; the protein is MKQVDTTSPKAHSRLKSLLENKSSLTIMAISNNFRVQLANIYHSQIGPEWDSNGKSQSDYLHHIEIPISGHRQVIHQKNTLDIRPESSYFMPGNTPVVRRHLQSGRSLWLTFRCEYLPGVDPLLDWAERRPMKITSFDLSYLKQWLNPDYQLNSNNLLLLRTQVEACLTELLPSLSELISQHLATHSQFESIFQYIEENLSADLRISDLANIYGCSAHAFSQSFSSVINCTPKEYLNRRLNQLAIELLIGSELNIKEIAYRLRFGDEFYFSRFFKKLNGVSPAIYRKKIHSPMI
- a CDS encoding MFS transporter — encoded protein: MTEIKNNSNQCSTFKMCGYSFGECANSLVMNSINGFAMLYYTEALGLSPSLAGIAMSLAVFWDALSDPIMGHVSDNTRSRFGRRHPYMLVGGLLMALCFYFIWAVPETMRGSENTIFWYLVTFNILLRTSLTVFFVPYVALGFEMCTDYEGRSKLQGIRWGFNMAANLAGPAMAWFFFFQDKDGVRATDVPQNFLNMGAVFAVGTAIFVLLILYFTRTYAKEVNVKNDLEKPAFMKTFLRI
- a CDS encoding MFS transporter — encoded protein: MKGVILDVYARRVFAFVFLAAVNMVLVSSLQMYFYVYFMDFSAGQKSFVHGATMVGCGVGGLLSARLTQRFEKKGAVVLGGVISILANAVLALVFLTGLMPVDSHLSVGVFVIFHALYWLGSGVMLPTATAMMADISELNKIRTGVLKDGAYSALFSFILKAAISFSMLVSGYILSGIGFESDRAGELSAEVIWRLGAVMLLVGPLVCLAAIIVMRKYRVSHALIDEMRDK
- a CDS encoding alpha-L-fucosidase produces the protein MMIVKKILLSLCLAAVLSLPAQANWNDAESTPIWRSLKFGIYLHNAWGGEAYTLTRYPDLTVPKSIDEVADDFDVDQFVKDIQSFDPEYIVFTAWHASMNPIFPNKAMDKWRGKGHTAKRDLMGEVIAALRPTGIKFVMYLHPSDGHDMSKEDQALLGWNESFDQGTNWKPGNYVKWNNFMNEVFDELCAKYGQDIVAFWVDGGWQRVDRERLKKTARKYNPKAEFVSGWDNAGWCRQFNQISPPDPAKGVPVSIPHDADTWPSLRNNANLLQGGCWWTTGGTAKVSPVGMLRYTVLQVSGNTGGGGIGWAAGNYTDGTWEPQVKEYLTMLGQLMKPIEESIKNTRPSTSYLTPQGTRIATLEHGIVATRSADDAYEYIHVLVPPIDANQGYQHFIELPVPEDYKKFTKAVMLRTGRAAKVTQTDKGLRIDIPWLDAWDPIDTVIKLTVKPGFGLVSREKAISMSGEDVPGWPRSGAVDGDRETGWSSQVAMDTKPWITVDLEDRVNMERVHLFSRVLKDKVGYCFPVDFTFSVSDDGKNFRDVLSIKDHKIEVNDDTAKDEKLLNGVISKTGRKLSADYPQYFKLPKGSVGRYLRITGDKLKDENRMQFTELEVFGSEQK